From a single Sphingobium lignivorans genomic region:
- a CDS encoding arsenate reductase yields MTITLHGIPNCDTVKKARAWLAGKGIAYSFRDYKKAPPEPAELRGWVEQAGWEALLNRAGTTFRKLPEEDREAIDEAKAIALMVARPSLIKRPVVTGLDHLLVGFGPAIWERELAS; encoded by the coding sequence ATGACGATCACCCTGCATGGCATTCCCAACTGCGACACCGTGAAGAAGGCCCGCGCATGGCTGGCCGGGAAGGGCATTGCCTATAGTTTTCGCGACTACAAGAAAGCGCCGCCTGAACCCGCGGAACTGCGGGGCTGGGTCGAGCAGGCCGGGTGGGAGGCCCTTCTCAACCGGGCCGGCACGACGTTCCGCAAGCTGCCCGAGGAAGACAGGGAAGCCATCGACGAAGCGAAGGCCATCGCCCTGATGGTGGCGCGCCCGTCCCTCATCAAGCGGCCGGTGGTGACGGGGCTGGATCACCTGCTGGTCGGGTTCGGGCCGGCGATCTGGGAGCGCGAACTGGCATCCTGA
- the rpsT gene encoding 30S ribosomal protein S20: MANTPQAKKRIRRNARRAEINGSRLSRIRTLVKKVEAALAAGDKSAAQEALSSAQPEMARGVARGVMHKNTAARKFGRLTKRVAALG; the protein is encoded by the coding sequence ATGGCCAATACGCCTCAGGCAAAGAAGCGCATCCGTCGCAACGCGCGTCGCGCCGAGATCAACGGTAGCCGGCTCAGCCGCATCCGGACCCTCGTGAAGAAGGTCGAGGCGGCTCTGGCAGCGGGTGACAAGTCGGCCGCTCAGGAAGCGCTGAGCTCTGCGCAGCCCGAGATGGCGCGCGGCGTGGCGCGCGGCGTGATGCACAAGAACACGGCGGCCCGCAAGTTCGGTCGCCTGACGAAGCGCGTCGCAGCGCTCGGCTGA
- a CDS encoding AI-2E family transporter: MEPQARPGMRVEDGFFLGLVLLVTVAFALLIEPFFVAILWGVIAAILFTPVYHRLLAAFPRRPNTSAAITLVLIVAMVIVPAILLSMALIQEATLFYGRIQSGEIDFAMLFSRLRDNLPDWAVGVLERLGFADFEAARARLNAGIADILRVLAAQAVVIGQGAFSFLIALSVMLYLTFFLLRDGDDLSRRLMNSTPLRLAQREALLKQFVLVIRATIKGSIVVAILQGLIGGLVFWVLGVEGALLWGVLMGFFSLLPAIGTGLVWVPVSIYLFVSGAIVKSIILVLCGLFVIGLVDNLLRPILVGRDTRLPDYVVLISTLGGIELFGFSGVVIGPVIAALFIATWTIVSDMRAPEQSAMVPGDAAESSAGSRPVDTL; encoded by the coding sequence ATGGAGCCTCAGGCCCGCCCCGGAATGCGCGTAGAGGACGGCTTCTTCCTGGGCCTTGTCCTGCTCGTCACTGTTGCATTCGCCTTGCTCATCGAGCCCTTCTTCGTGGCGATTCTCTGGGGCGTGATCGCTGCCATCCTCTTCACGCCGGTCTATCACCGCCTGCTTGCGGCTTTCCCGCGCCGGCCGAACACCAGCGCGGCCATCACGCTTGTGCTGATCGTGGCCATGGTGATCGTGCCGGCGATCCTGCTCAGCATGGCGCTGATCCAGGAAGCGACCTTGTTCTATGGGCGCATCCAATCTGGCGAGATCGACTTTGCGATGCTGTTCTCGCGCCTGCGTGACAATCTCCCCGACTGGGCAGTGGGTGTGCTCGAACGGCTCGGCTTCGCCGACTTCGAAGCCGCCCGCGCGAGGCTCAATGCCGGCATCGCCGACATATTGCGCGTTCTGGCGGCGCAGGCGGTGGTGATCGGCCAGGGTGCCTTCAGCTTCCTCATCGCGCTCAGCGTGATGCTCTACCTCACCTTCTTCCTCCTGCGGGATGGCGACGATCTGTCGCGACGGCTGATGAACAGCACACCGCTGCGCCTCGCCCAGCGCGAAGCGCTGTTGAAGCAGTTCGTGCTGGTCATCCGCGCGACGATCAAGGGAAGCATCGTCGTCGCCATCCTTCAGGGGCTGATCGGGGGGCTCGTCTTCTGGGTGCTCGGGGTGGAAGGCGCGCTTCTCTGGGGCGTCCTCATGGGGTTCTTTTCGCTGCTTCCGGCGATCGGCACCGGCCTCGTCTGGGTCCCGGTATCGATCTATCTTTTCGTGAGCGGCGCCATCGTCAAGTCGATCATCCTGGTCCTGTGCGGCCTGTTCGTGATCGGACTGGTCGACAATCTCCTGCGCCCCATTCTCGTCGGCAGGGACACGCGCCTTCCCGATTATGTCGTGCTCATCTCGACGCTGGGCGGCATCGAGTTGTTCGGCTTCAGCGGTGTCGTGATCGGCCCTGTCATCGCGGCCCTGTTCATCGCGACATGGACGATCGTGTCGGACATGCGCGCGCCCGAGCAAAGCGCTATGGTGCCGGGCGACGCCGCCGAGTCGTCAGCGGGGTCTCGACCAGTCGATACACTCTGA
- a CDS encoding HdeD family acid-resistance protein: protein MATNESPIPGDPPLRTGWGWIVAYGVLVILIGVLALTNPIATGLATGIILALVLIVYGVAAIASAISSLSRRGRWIELILGILALLAGASILFAPLLGALSLVWAIGFWLVVSGVMQLVTAARFPVDRWWRLFLGLLDLVLGAILLLSGPVPSLAFLAIIVGISFLFRGLFLVLLGLGLRKVSTSTAA, encoded by the coding sequence ATGGCAACCAACGAATCGCCCATTCCCGGTGATCCTCCCCTGCGCACCGGCTGGGGCTGGATCGTGGCATATGGTGTCCTCGTGATCCTGATCGGCGTTCTCGCGCTCACCAATCCGATCGCCACGGGCCTGGCAACGGGCATCATCCTCGCGCTCGTCCTGATCGTCTATGGCGTCGCCGCCATCGCGTCCGCCATTTCGTCGCTGTCCCGGCGCGGACGGTGGATTGAACTCATCCTGGGCATCCTCGCACTTCTTGCCGGCGCCAGCATCCTCTTCGCACCTCTTCTCGGCGCGCTGTCGCTCGTCTGGGCGATCGGTTTCTGGCTGGTGGTGTCCGGCGTCATGCAACTGGTCACGGCCGCGCGCTTTCCGGTGGACCGCTGGTGGCGGCTGTTCCTCGGCCTGCTCGATCTGGTGCTGGGCGCGATCCTGCTCCTCTCGGGCCCCGTGCCGAGTCTGGCGTTCCTCGCCATCATCGTCGGAATCAGCTTCCTGTTCAGGGGTCTGTTTCTCGTCCTTCTGGGCCTCGGCCTGCGGAAGGTTTCGACGAGCACAGCCGCCTGA
- a CDS encoding GFA family protein codes for MKRLDIIATGGCQCGAVRYRAGQLLDNSHICHCRMCQKAVGNVFAALVGAPNDSLTWTRGTPAVFASSDLAERGFCARCGTPLFYRGKTSGRTALTLGSLDDPALAPPRTQVGMEGRLPFIDHLATLPDHGATEDDMVEEAPIIRASNHQHPDHDTEQWPAP; via the coding sequence ATGAAGCGCCTCGACATCATCGCGACCGGAGGATGCCAGTGCGGCGCGGTGCGCTACCGCGCCGGGCAATTGCTGGACAATTCCCATATCTGCCATTGCCGCATGTGCCAGAAGGCGGTGGGCAATGTCTTCGCCGCTCTGGTCGGCGCCCCTAATGACAGTCTCACCTGGACGCGCGGCACCCCTGCGGTCTTCGCGTCGTCCGATCTCGCGGAACGAGGCTTCTGCGCGCGCTGCGGCACGCCGCTTTTCTATCGCGGCAAGACCAGCGGGCGCACCGCCCTCACGCTCGGATCGCTCGACGATCCCGCGCTGGCCCCGCCCCGGACGCAAGTCGGCATGGAAGGGCGCCTTCCCTTCATCGATCATCTCGCCACGCTGCCGGACCACGGCGCGACCGAGGACGACATGGTCGAGGAAGCGCCGATCATCCGCGCCAGCAATCACCAGCATCCCGACCACGATACGGAGCAATGGCCGGCCCCATGA
- a CDS encoding transglutaminase family protein produces MRYKVSHIIRVNYNPLVRLAHFNLRLAPIPWPGQQVDQYELAVDPLPDRREERPGAYPFKLVRVEIMKPISTLEVRSTFIAEVGDAELDFAASGLTIAQVAKAALEVRRLDAMAPPHYLFPSRLLPATPQIAQWARPLLPPDADCLSSALALAQTIRSSFQYDTSATQADTPVADAFAIRRGVCQDFAHVLIVALRSVGLPAAYVSGYLRTYPPPGQPRLVGADAMHAWVALWCGPQRGWVGIDPTNGVLANADHLVVAMGRDYSDISPIDGVFVGGASQKTYNSVDVSPIDTRTMAS; encoded by the coding sequence ATGAGATACAAGGTCAGCCACATCATCCGGGTCAATTATAATCCGCTCGTGCGCCTGGCGCATTTCAACCTGCGCCTGGCACCGATTCCCTGGCCCGGGCAGCAGGTCGATCAATACGAGCTCGCCGTTGATCCGCTGCCGGATCGGCGGGAGGAGCGGCCGGGCGCCTATCCTTTCAAGCTCGTGCGCGTCGAGATCATGAAGCCTATATCGACGCTTGAAGTGCGCTCGACATTCATCGCCGAGGTCGGCGATGCGGAACTGGATTTCGCGGCCTCAGGGCTGACCATCGCGCAGGTAGCCAAGGCGGCCCTTGAGGTGCGGAGGCTGGATGCCATGGCGCCGCCCCATTATCTTTTCCCGTCCCGCCTGCTGCCTGCCACGCCGCAGATCGCGCAATGGGCAAGACCCCTCCTGCCGCCGGATGCGGACTGCCTGAGCAGCGCTCTCGCCTTGGCGCAGACCATCCGCTCCAGCTTCCAGTATGACACGAGCGCGACGCAGGCGGATACGCCGGTCGCCGACGCCTTCGCCATCAGGCGTGGGGTCTGCCAGGATTTCGCCCATGTGCTGATCGTGGCCCTGCGGTCGGTGGGGCTGCCTGCGGCCTATGTGAGCGGCTATCTGCGCACTTATCCGCCCCCGGGTCAGCCGCGACTGGTCGGCGCTGACGCGATGCACGCCTGGGTCGCCCTCTGGTGCGGGCCGCAACGGGGCTGGGTCGGCATTGATCCCACCAACGGCGTGTTGGCCAATGCCGATCATCTGGTCGTGGCCATGGGGCGCGATTATTCAGACATCTCGCCGATCGACGGGGTGTTCGTGGGCGGCGCCTCGCAGAAGACCTATAATTCGGTCGACGTCTCGCCGATCGATACGCGGACGATGGCGAGCTGA